The genomic window GATCGCCTGGCCGTCGTGGATGGCAGACTCCGGCTGTCGAGTCCGCCCGGTGGGCCTACACTCGTTCACGTGGACATTCCGTGCCGATCGATATGACGACCTCGTCGAAACCGTCACTGCGAGTGGTCATCGCCGAGGATTCGACGTTGATGCGCGCCGGTCTGGAAACACTGCTCGAACGGTTCGGGCACACCGTCGTCGGCACTGTCGCCGAAGCCGACTCACTTGTCGACATGGTCGTCGACCTCGCGCCGGACCTCTTGATCACCGACGTACGTATGCCTCCGCGAAACGGCGACGACGGTCTTCGAGCTGCCGTCGAGGTTCGACGTCGACGACCGAAGCAGCCAGTCCTCGTGCTGAGCCAGTACGTCGAGCAGTCGTACGCATCGATTCTGCTGGAATCTCAGCTGGGGCACGGCGTCGGATACTTACTCAAAGACCGAGTAGGTGACATTGCAGACTTCGTCGAGGCGGTCGAATCGGTCGCACGCGGGGGAACGGTGCTCGACCCCGACGTCATTGCGCAGCTGTTGAGGAGGCGTCGTGATCCTTTGGAGAGCCTGACGCCGCGTGAACGTCAGGTTCTCGGGTTGATGGCTGAAGGTCGATCGAACGGCGCGATTGCGCGCGCGTTGACGGTGACCGAGGCTGCCGTGCACAAGCACGTAAGCAACATCTTTGCGAAGTTCGGTCTCGCCGTTGCCGACGGTGACAACCGGCGCGTATTGGCCGTACTCGAATTTCTACGTTCCTGACGGCCCCCGAGTGCTTCTCCGTAACGCCTGTCGATCGACCGGATCGGATTATGCTGAGCGTGCGGCCCGAAGTGCGGCGGGGCCGACCATATAGAGGAACGGTGGCCCTGTGACGTCGGTGTTTGCGCAGCGCGCCAGCTACAGGCGGCAGGGTATTCGTTTCGACGGCGGCCCGCTGCCCTTCTCGGCCGAATTGAAGGTCTCGGGTGCCCTCGGCCACAAGCTGGCCAGGGATCACGTCTTCGTCGGCGACCAGGGCTCCGACTTCATCGGAACGTGGCGTGGCAGCCGGGTTCAGTTGTACGCAGTCTCTCGCAGGGCGATCGAGGCAATAGTGAACCCGAAAATTGCCGGGCGCTTCATCGATCGAGATACTGCGGCACGCTATTCGTTCGGTCAGCTCAGCCCGGAAGCGATCACGTTCGCGTCGTCTCGGAACCCCGGATTCAAGGACAGGAAGAGGAATCTGGTTGTCGCGACCAGTTCCAGATACGCCGAGACCGCGACTCTGCGCGCACTCGATCAACAGCTTGGTGCTCTGGCTGGACCCGCATTCCTCGACCTCCGTCCCGTGATCACTGCGTGCGTTCGCGATGCCGTCGCCGAAGCGATGTGGGGTGAGGCGGCGCTCGAGCTCGTCCCGTACCTCGATGGGCGCGGCGATCAACAGATGCTGACGTTCGCCGAGGCGATGTACGACAACTTCCTGCGTCTGAGGAAGTTCGCGAGCCACTATGCGATGAGGGTCGAGCCGAGATTGCAGCGCATCGCCTTCAGTCGCGAGCAGCGTTCGATGCGAGCCAATATCGCTGTGCTGCAACAGCATATGTCCGTGATGGCGACGACCCCGCTGGATGGCACAGTCGCCGGCCACATTCGGAGACTGCACGGCATCTCGGGTTTCCACGCGGACATCGTCCGGGACGACACCTCGACATCCTTCGTTGCAGCTGTCGACACCACGCGAACTGCGATCCTCGCGACCCTGAAGTACCTACTCGACCCGAAAAATGCGCGCTGGAAGGAACGTGTAACCGCAGTTCTACCCGAGTCTGCAGGGGAATCTGCGGTACTACGTGCGTGCATCATGGAAGCGTTGCGCGTCGACACGCCCGGGTCCGTCTTCAATGGTCGAGTGACCGAGGACTTCGACATCGAGTTCGACGGGGAAAGTGTCAGGCTGCTCCGAAACACGCTGGTGATGGCGAACATTCATGCTCTGCACGCATCGTACGGTGCAACGTTCGATCCGGGTCGACTGCTGACGAAGCACTCGGATGTCCCACTGGTGATGCCGTTCGGCAAAGGGCCCAGATCGTGCCCGGGAAAGGCTTTCGCGTTGTCGATGATTGCCGTGTACGTCAACGCGTTCTTGGACAAGTTCCCCGATGCACAATCGGATCCGGCGCAGCTGGACAACCGCTACCCAATTCACACCTCCTCCGAACACGGTTTCCACGTGTCGTTGAACTCCGACCGAAACTCATCCTGACCGGCGTCTGGCTCGTACGGCGACCAGGCCCCCACCGATCACGAGCAGCATGCCGAGCCCGGCGAGGAGCGTCGGCCGGTGATTCCAGACGACCCAGTCGATGAGTGCGCTGAAGACGATGACGGTATAGATGAACGGTCCGATCTTTTCGGCCGGGGCGTATCGGTAGGCGACAACGATGAGGGCTTGCGACGCCAACTGGACGCACCCGAGCGCCGTCAGCCACACCCATGCCGCCGCCGGGATCGGTT from Rhodococcus sp. P1Y includes these protein-coding regions:
- a CDS encoding response regulator transcription factor, with protein sequence MRVVIAEDSTLMRAGLETLLERFGHTVVGTVAEADSLVDMVVDLAPDLLITDVRMPPRNGDDGLRAAVEVRRRRPKQPVLVLSQYVEQSYASILLESQLGHGVGYLLKDRVGDIADFVEAVESVARGGTVLDPDVIAQLLRRRRDPLESLTPRERQVLGLMAEGRSNGAIARALTVTEAAVHKHVSNIFAKFGLAVADGDNRRVLAVLEFLRS
- a CDS encoding cytochrome P450, producing the protein MTSVFAQRASYRRQGIRFDGGPLPFSAELKVSGALGHKLARDHVFVGDQGSDFIGTWRGSRVQLYAVSRRAIEAIVNPKIAGRFIDRDTAARYSFGQLSPEAITFASSRNPGFKDRKRNLVVATSSRYAETATLRALDQQLGALAGPAFLDLRPVITACVRDAVAEAMWGEAALELVPYLDGRGDQQMLTFAEAMYDNFLRLRKFASHYAMRVEPRLQRIAFSREQRSMRANIAVLQQHMSVMATTPLDGTVAGHIRRLHGISGFHADIVRDDTSTSFVAAVDTTRTAILATLKYLLDPKNARWKERVTAVLPESAGESAVLRACIMEALRVDTPGSVFNGRVTEDFDIEFDGESVRLLRNTLVMANIHALHASYGATFDPGRLLTKHSDVPLVMPFGKGPRSCPGKAFALSMIAVYVNAFLDKFPDAQSDPAQLDNRYPIHTSSEHGFHVSLNSDRNSS